The genomic interval TTGATTCGCTTGCCCGGTAAGACATTCGGGTAATAGTCCCCGGCGGCGTTATTCGGCCAGTAGTTACCGGATGAATTTTTAAGTACCAGATACACCGTCCCTGCTTCGATACGATCTAAGAAGTGCTGTCTGCCCCGTTCAATAGAAAAGGACATCACATCAGCAGAAACATCTGTCCATGTCGGGGTATCTGCGAAGGGGTCAGTAGCGAAGGCTATTCTAACTACTATAGTCGGTCTGGCCATTATACCCCCGTGTCATAATTGCGTCGTTTGGTCTTGATTAGTTCGTTCCTGATTACCTCGGCCAAGTCGTGCTCGGCCCATACCGAGCCCTGCACATAGACATTCACGTTTGGCATACCGCCCTCACCGAGAAACATCTCCCCGCCATGTGCCATAATCGGAACTGGCTGACCAATGGGCCCGGGGACGATCCCGCCGTGCTGATACGATTTTAGTTCCGGCGCGAAATACTCTGTAACCTGTGGTTCCTTAGAGGCATCAACTATCAAGGGATTCTCGGCGGTAATCTGTTTTGCTCCGCTATTTCCCAAGAGATTACCCATTGTCAGTCCCAGACCCAGAAGGATGCCGCCAGCGACAGCTAACATCGTCCACCCTGCAGGGCCGGACAAAGCAAGGACAACAGCCTTCATAATAGCGACCATCTTTAAGACCAGTAACAGACCTCCCAGAGCAAGTCCTAATTTAATGATGGTATCTATTAACCGCGGATTAGCTTCAATCCAGTTTGCTATGCCCTTGACGATAGGTGTTATCATACCCATTACCTTGACCAGCATAGGGAGAAACGCCTCTCCTAACTCAGCAGCGGCCAGTGTAATCTGATTCTTTAATTCCTTGAATTTATCCCCGGTTGTTTCTGTGGATTCAGCAAACTCATCAACCGACCCCTGCGCTTCAATGATAGCCGCCTTCAATTCGGTAAACTCAAAGTTCCCGGCCCGAATCGCATCCACTAAAGTCACCGCGCCCCGGGATCCGAAAACGTCGGTAGCAACATTAAGTGCTTCCTCGGCTGTGGTGGCCTCTTTAATCTGCTGGACAGTCTCTACAAAAGCAGAGGCAATATTGCGTCCCTGATCAGCAAAGTTACGCGCCGCCATTGACAGCGCCATCATAGTGGCCTCGCCCCTGATACCAGCTTTCTCGAATCCTGCCATCAGGACGATAGCATCATCCAGATTAAGGCCAACACTCCGCAGGAAAGCGCCCTGCACGTTAAGCTGTGATGATAAGTTATCTATCCCTATTCCCGTCTTTTGGGATGCGACGAATAACTTATCAAGTAACAATGACGCTTCAGCATTAGGAATATTCCACGCGTTCATTGTCTTGGTTAGCTCGATTGCGGCATTGGTAGCGTCCACACCCATCATGTCAGCTACCTCTGCGATCTTCCCGGCCAGCTTGGTTAGTTCATCCCCGGTAATCCCCAAGCGGGTGTTTAGTTCGGTAATGATTCCCGCCGTATCCGATAGACTAATTTCAACAGACCCGCCGACATCCTTAAAGACCTTTTTCAGGTCTTCCATGTCTTGCCCGGTAGCACCCGTCCCGGCCTGTATCTTGGCGTAAAGTTCCTCCATGTCCATGGCCGCCTTGATAGAAAAGCCAGCAATAGCAAGACCGACCCCGGCCACGGCCAACTGGATCATCTTCATCTGGGAGCCGAACTTAGTCGCAAAGGCACCGGTACTAGCCTCGGCTGTAGCGAATCCTTTGGTCAGCCCGGTTGTGTCGGCACTAATCTTGACAAATAATTGCTCTAGGACATTCGATCCTAACGCCATATCATTCCACCTTGTTTAAGGCTTTCTTTGTGTTATCACTCAGGTTAATGGTTAACGCCTTGACAGCCTGACCGCTTAACCTTTCGTAATCATCTATTGAGTAGAGTCTGCCAATGTCGGCCTTTGATAGTTCGGGGTAGTTATCTTGAAGCAGAGCATAAAGGATAGAAAGTAATGTTGAATGAGGTCTTTTGCTTAGTAGTTGTGGAACCTTGTCTACCCCTTCCCCGAACTCGTCCTCACAATGAGCCAGCACATTGGCGTTTAGAGGGGATAGCTCATATTCCCTGCTCCCCAGTTGTACCTTGATTGGTTCGTCCTTTTTCCTTAGTTCGTCCGTCATATTACCCCCTTTGGTATCTTGATTCCCTTCTCTTTAGCCATCACCCATACAGACGTTTCAGCTCCTTTCCTTTGTGGAGCCTGACCGATAAAGTCTGTAGACCTGAATTTCCTTTTACCCTGTGCCGATGCCCAGTTAGCCAGCACCATAGCGAAGTTGGCCGACATCTTGTAATCATCAAGGGCTTTCTGGTAGCGTAATTCCTCGACAAGGGCGTTTAGTTTACGGAGAGGGAG from Dehalococcoidales bacterium carries:
- a CDS encoding phage tail tape measure protein gives rise to the protein MALGSNVLEQLFVKISADTTGLTKGFATAEASTGAFATKFGSQMKMIQLAVAGVGLAIAGFSIKAAMDMEELYAKIQAGTGATGQDMEDLKKVFKDVGGSVEISLSDTAGIITELNTRLGITGDELTKLAGKIAEVADMMGVDATNAAIELTKTMNAWNIPNAEASLLLDKLFVASQKTGIGIDNLSSQLNVQGAFLRSVGLNLDDAIVLMAGFEKAGIRGEATMMALSMAARNFADQGRNIASAFVETVQQIKEATTAEEALNVATDVFGSRGAVTLVDAIRAGNFEFTELKAAIIEAQGSVDEFAESTETTGDKFKELKNQITLAAAELGEAFLPMLVKVMGMITPIVKGIANWIEANPRLIDTIIKLGLALGGLLLVLKMVAIMKAVVLALSGPAGWTMLAVAGGILLGLGLTMGNLLGNSGAKQITAENPLIVDASKEPQVTEYFAPELKSYQHGGIVPGPIGQPVPIMAHGGEMFLGEGGMPNVNVYVQGSVWAEHDLAEVIRNELIKTKRRNYDTGV